Within the Flavobacterium sp. 9R genome, the region TACGGAACCGGTTTTTTACTGTCCTTTATAAAAGTCATACTTTTGAAGCAAAAGCCCCAAGAAGTCTTTCCTGAATTATTTTTCAAAGTATAAATGACGGCTATCATTGGTTTAACAGGTGGTATTGGTAGTGGTAAAACTACTGTGGCAAATTTTTTCAAAGAATTGGGTGTTCCTGTTTATATAGCCGATGATGCTGGCAAAGAAGTCATGCAATCCCAAACCATTCTTTCTGAAATCAAAGCTGCCTTCGGCGAAGAAATAGTCGAAAAAGGGATACTCAATAGACAAAAATTAGCAGCTATTGTATTTGCAGATCAAGAAAAATTACAACAACTAAATGCTATTGTGCATCCTGCCGTAGCAAATCACTTCAAACTTTGGTTGTCCAATCACCAACAATTTCCTTTTATTATTTATGAATCTGCAATTCTCTTTGAAAGCAAAGGAAATGAAAAATGTAATAAAATAATTACGGTTACTGCTCCCTTATCCGTTAAGTTACAGCGTGTGATGACGCGCGATACTGCTACTGAAGAGCAGGTTCTTTTGCGAATGAAATCCCAATGGTCAGACGATCAGCGTGTTGCGAAAAGCGACTTTGTAATTGAAAACATCGATTTAGAAAAGACAAAATCACAAGTTGTTAAAATTCTTAAAATTTTATAGATAAAACAATTTGAGGATATAATGTTAATATTTGGTTAATGCATTATTTATTATATTGTTAAAATGTTAATTTTGTGACATGAATAGGATGTTTTTTAGATTATTAGTGCTGTTAATGAGTTTGTCCCTAATTGGTATAATTCTTGTACAAGTTTATTGGTTCAATTCCTCTTTTAACAATAATGATGAACAATTCAAATTTCATGTTAAACAAGTTATTGGCAATGTTGCTGAAAAACTGGAAAAACAAGAAGCATATAATTTTTATGACAGATACAATAAACTAAAAGATAGTACGGGTAGAATTCCACAACGTGAGGACATAATGGAGTTCACATTGGTTCAGAAAAATAAGAAAACCAATAAAACCATTGTATATTCCAATAGTATCATTTCTGAAGATTATAAAATTAACCCGTCGTTCTCAAGTAAGAAAAAAGACGATTTAAAATTTAAGAATTTTAACTCAAAGAGAACCACCGAGATTTATAATAACAACAGTATTGATAATTCTGGTTATCAGAAAAGCTTGATACCAGATGTGAAAATTGAAAAATCAGGAAATTTAGACATTCTTGATAACGTACAATTTGAAATTTCATACAAAGACATTGCTTCTGCAATGCCTATACAAGAAAGAGTATCCAATGACGTTCTTAATAAGTTGATAAAAAAAGAATTAGATGAAAATGGAGTAAATACGCATTTTGAGTTTGGAGTATACAGTAACGGTTTGGCAACAAAAATTCGTTCTGAAAACTTTAGCTATGACAAAGATGCTACGTATTCGACACCCATCTTTACTGATAATGAAGGAACAGAAAAATATAAACTACTAGTTACTTTCCCATACAAAAAGAAATTTTTGTTGTCGGATTTGGTAAGTATCACTGTTTTGTCCATCATTTTCACTTTGATTATTTTAATTGCCTATACTTCTGCTTTGAATCAGTTGATTAGACAACGTCAAATTTCTGAGATTAAAACGGATTTTATCAACAACATGACGCATGAGTTCAAAACACCTATTGCTACGATTAATTTGGCTTTAGATGCGATACGTAACCCAAAAATCATTGAAGATAAAGA harbors:
- the coaE gene encoding dephospho-CoA kinase (Dephospho-CoA kinase (CoaE) performs the final step in coenzyme A biosynthesis.) — protein: MTAIIGLTGGIGSGKTTVANFFKELGVPVYIADDAGKEVMQSQTILSEIKAAFGEEIVEKGILNRQKLAAIVFADQEKLQQLNAIVHPAVANHFKLWLSNHQQFPFIIYESAILFESKGNEKCNKIITVTAPLSVKLQRVMTRDTATEEQVLLRMKSQWSDDQRVAKSDFVIENIDLEKTKSQVVKILKIL
- a CDS encoding sensor histidine kinase KdpD, which produces MNRMFFRLLVLLMSLSLIGIILVQVYWFNSSFNNNDEQFKFHVKQVIGNVAEKLEKQEAYNFYDRYNKLKDSTGRIPQREDIMEFTLVQKNKKTNKTIVYSNSIISEDYKINPSFSSKKKDDLKFKNFNSKRTTEIYNNNSIDNSGYQKSLIPDVKIEKSGNLDILDNVQFEISYKDIASAMPIQERVSNDVLNKLIKKELDENGVNTHFEFGVYSNGLATKIRSENFSYDKDATYSTPIFTDNEGTEKYKLLVTFPYKKKFLLSDLVSITVLSIIFTLIILIAYTSALNQLIRQRQISEIKTDFINNMTHEFKTPIATINLALDAIRNPKIIEDKDKVFKYLEMIREENKRMHAQVENVLRISKLEKKELDIIKESKNVEEVIEDAIEHVNLILEDREGKIDLHFEASRTTVLLNDFHFTNVIVNILENAIKYTPSIPKIDIYTENIKDMLLIKVKDNGLGMSKIAQKRVFEKFYREHTGDLHNVKGHGLGLAYVKQIVEDHNGQVYVESEKGKGSTFIIKIPLIN